In one window of Sphingomonas glaciei DNA:
- a CDS encoding EF-hand domain-containing protein, translating into MTKILLGAGLLLAATAAGAQAAPLAAQPSARDGIQTRAEVVQRARTMFARVDTNRDGFITQAERQAVRGQMRQRMTRAADPARRAEMFARLDTNRDNMISRDEWTRAEALRGQRGAEGRRGGMGGQRMAMRGRMGGAMLRMADTNRDQRISLAEAETAALQRFDRVDLNRDGRVTREERQQARQQRGAMQRG; encoded by the coding sequence ATGACCAAGATCTTGTTGGGTGCTGGCTTGCTGTTGGCCGCGACCGCTGCTGGTGCGCAGGCGGCACCGCTGGCCGCGCAGCCGAGTGCCCGTGACGGAATCCAGACCCGCGCTGAAGTGGTGCAGCGGGCTCGCACTATGTTTGCACGGGTCGACACCAATCGTGACGGCTTCATCACTCAGGCCGAGCGCCAGGCGGTGCGCGGTCAGATGCGTCAGCGGATGACGCGAGCCGCCGATCCCGCGCGCCGGGCCGAGATGTTCGCGCGCCTCGATACCAATCGCGACAACATGATCAGCCGCGACGAATGGACCCGCGCCGAAGCGCTGCGCGGCCAGCGCGGGGCCGAGGGTCGCCGCGGTGGCATGGGCGGACAGCGGATGGCGATGCGCGGGCGGATGGGCGGCGCGATGCTGCGCATGGCCGACACCAACCGCGACCAGCGTATCTCGCTGGCCGAGGCTGAGACCGCGGCGCTTCAGCGGTTCGACCGGGTCGACCTCAACCGAGATGGCCGGGTGACTCGCGAAGAGCGGCAGCAGGCCCGCCAGCAGCGCGGAGCGATGCAGCGCGGCTGA